A genomic segment from Pelobates fuscus isolate aPelFus1 chromosome 7, aPelFus1.pri, whole genome shotgun sequence encodes:
- the DMRTB1 gene encoding doublesex- and mab-3-related transcription factor B1, with translation MFDTDYSVTGLVPMFDTDYSVTGLVPMFDTDYGVTGLVPMFDTDYSVTELVPMFDTDYSVTGLVPMFDTDYGVTGLVPMFDTDYSVTGLVPMFDTDYSVTGLVPMFDTDYSVTGLVPMFDMDYVVTGLVPMFDTDYGTPVLLQECMPKSEYFERDVSRMYLNCPPLYHYPPLFAPPAVNPPRFRGSPCSAGIPIRSFRQYQPLSIQDAGTDFRPNYYPTVPQFIPPGLVPGIHYLPPPLPMSVSMMAEPSRDMLGHMTAENQCMRPVLDKSQNKEPCA, from the exons ATGTTTGATACAGATTATAGTGTGACGGGATTGGTGCCTATGTTTGATACAGATTATAGTGTGACGGGATTGGTGCCTATGTTTGATACAGATTATGGTGTGACGGGATTGGTGCCTATGTTTGATACAGATTATAGTGTGACGGAATTGGTGCCTATGTTTGATACAGATTATAGTGTGACGGGATTGGTGCCTATGTTTGATACAGATTATGGTGTGACGGGATTGGTGCCTATGTTTGATACAGATTATAGTGTGACGGGATTGGTGCCTATGTTTGATACAGATTATAGTGTGACGGGATTGGTGCCTATGTTTGATACAGATTATAGTGTGACGGGATTGGTGCCTATGTTTGATATGGATTATGTTGTGACTGGATTGGTGCCTATGTTTGATACAGATTATG GTACGCCTGTGCTTTTGCAGGAATGTATGCCGAAATCGGAGTACTTTGAGAGAGATGTTTCCAGGATGTATCTAAATTGCCCCCCTCTTTACCATTACCCTCCGCTCTTTGCGCCTCCAGCAGTCAATCCTCCAAGATTTAGAGGGTCTCCCTGTTCTGCTGGGATACCAATAAGAAGCTTTCGGCAATATCAACCACTAAGT ATTCAAGATGCAGGCACAGATTTCAGACCAAATTATTACCCTACGGTACCGCAATTTATTCCACCTGGCCTCGTGCCTGGAATACACTATCTGCCTCCTCCATTGCCAATGAGTGTCAGCATGATGGCTGAGCCGAGCAGGGATATGCTGG GTCACATGACTGCAGAGAACCAGTGTATGAGACCTGTCCTTGACAAAAGCCAAAATAAGGAGCCATGTGCCTAG